In Aegilops tauschii subsp. strangulata cultivar AL8/78 chromosome 3, Aet v6.0, whole genome shotgun sequence, one genomic interval encodes:
- the LOC109769782 gene encoding protein RADIALIS-like 3 has translation MSSVSGSSSRGGDDATWSAKENKLFEEALAYHGEGTPDRWLKVSRAMGGTKTAAEVRRHYEILVDDIKLIESGRVSFPKYKDNTQGPWN, from the coding sequence ATGTCTTCTGTGTCAGGGAGCTCATCCCGCGGCGGCGACGACGCGACGTGGAGCGCCAAGGAGAACAAGTTGTTCGAGGAGGCACTCGCCTACCACGGCGAGGGCACTCCCGACCGCTGGCTCAAGGTGTCTCGCGCCATGGGTGGGACCAAGACGGCCGCCGAGGTGCGCCGCCACTATGAGATCCTCGTGGACGACATCAAGCTCATCGAGTCCGGCAGGGTCTCGTTCCCCAAGTACAAGGACAACACCCAGGGGCCTTGGAACTGA
- the LOC109769795 gene encoding GATA transcription factor 18-like, translating to MLHEAAPCTCGLLYGSCGGGCSMLFAAAPGDHHYYSKQCGDDGSYGGSVDCTLSLGTPSTRRAEAGVRAPAAGLPWEAMPSCNGRQDIGPARADQSNAGAASARRCANCDTTSTPLWRNGPRGPKSLCNACGIRYKKEERRAAAAAVAPTALASDSGIEYAYGYARHHQQQQQQQQWGCYGPAVAKAASYGMFGDAAAEDGPCLPWGLGVMPSSPAFGSVREMTSLFQYY from the exons ATGCTGCACGAGGCGGCGCCATGCACGTGCGGGCTGCTCTACggcagctgcggcggcggctgctcCATGCTGTTCGCCGCGGCGCCGGGGGACCACCACTACTACAGCAAGCAATGCGGCGACGACGGCTCCTACGGCGGCTCCGTCGACTGCACGCTCTCGCTCGGCACGCCCTCCACCAGGCGCGCCGAGGCCGGGGTCCGCGCGCCGGCGGCCGGGCTGCCGTGGGAGGCGATGCCCAGCTGCAACGGCAGGCAGGATATCGGCCCGGCGCGCGCGGATCAGAGCAATGCCGGCGCCGCGTCCGCTCGCCGGTGCGCCAACTGCGACACCACCTCCACCCCGCTCTGGAGGAACGGGCCACGTGGACCAAAG TCATTGTGCAATGCGTGCGGAATCCGGTACaagaaggaggagaggcgcgcggCGGCCGCCGCGGTGGCGCCGACGGCGCTGGCATCGGACAGCGGGATCGAGTACGCGTACGGGTACGCGCGGCaccaccagcagcagcagcagcagcagcagtggggGTGCTACGGCCCGGCCGTGGCGAAGGCGGCGTCCTACGGGATGttcggcgacgcggcggcggagGACGGGCCGTGCCTGCCATGGGGGCTCGGCGTCatgccctcgtcgccggcgttcGGGTCCGTCCGGGAGATGACAAGCCTGTTCCAGTACTACTAG